Genomic segment of Gemmatimonadota bacterium:
CGAACCCCAGGTCGGCGTCGTCTAGCCAGTCGCGCTGGAGCAGGCCGCAGATGCCGACGGGCCCGCCCCCGGCTCTCGGCTCGACGGCCAGCAGACCGAAGCCATGCGCTTCGTACATTGCCATCGGCCCCGACCGGATGTACGCCTCGGCGTCCTCGAGCGTGTCGATGCCCCGGTCGCCGATATAGCGCAGCCAGTCGGGATCGTTGACCAGCCGGTGGATGAACGCGGCATCGTTCGGAGTGAGGCCGCGGAGGGTGAGGCGTGCGGAGTGGATCGGGGCGATCAACGCGGACCCCGATAGCGTTTCCGCGGAAACGTCATCCCGGCCGCCTCGGCGAGCGCTGCGCAGCCCTGAAGCGTCATGCCGACGAAACTGCTCGGTGGCTCGCCGTCACCGCAATGAGCCGATCCCTCCTTTTTTTCCGCTTCTACCTACGACAGGCATAGGCGATCGGGATCGCTCGTCCTCTTCCGCAGCGCAGACGGATCGTGCAGCCCAACCCCATCACCCCGAGGTAACTCATGACACGCAAACATCCCCACTCCCTTCCCCTGGCGGCCCTCGCCGGCATCATCCTGACGCTGACGGCATGCGGCGAGGCGGGCGACACCCCGCTCGAGCCCAACGCAGTCCCGACCGAAGTGAGCTTCACCGTCGCGCCTTCCGTCGACGTGCTGACGCTGCCGGACTTCACGCCAACGGGCGGCACCTCGACGATTCAGCGGGGCCCCAATGGCGTGGACTACCAACTCGAGGCGGTCGGCCTCACCCCGGGCCACGCCGCCACGCTTTGGTTCCTCGTCTTCAACTATCCAGCGGGCTGCACTACAGGTGCCCCTTGTGGCGGAGACGACATCGTGAACGCCGATGCACGCCCCGACATGATGTTCGCCGCCGGGCGCGTGGTCGGTGGGTCGGGCACCGCCATGTTCGCGGGTCGTAGGTCCGTGGGCGACGGCTCGGGCTCGGCCAACGGG
This window contains:
- a CDS encoding GNAT family N-acetyltransferase — its product is MIAPIHSARLTLRGLTPNDAAFIHRLVNDPDWLRYIGDRGIDTLEDAEAYIRSGPMAMYEAHGFGLLAVEPRAGGGPVGICGLLQRDWLDDADLGFAFLPEARGRGYATESAAAVIAHARSKLGLSRIVAIVTEHNALSRRLLEKIGFELEGTVQPPEAEGGVRPPEDVTEVLLYVLRPTPVP